One segment of Herbaspirillum hiltneri N3 DNA contains the following:
- a CDS encoding aldo/keto reductase → MQMQRRRLGKSDLSISPIGLGTWAIAGPGWEFGWGAQDDEESLAAMEYAVERGVNWIDTAAVYGLGHAEEIVGQVLRRVPASRRPLVFTKGSLVWDPVTKEISHTLAPDSLIREIEGSLRRLQVETIDLYQIHWPAFPAGGRDDGIEAAVSALAKAREQGKIRAIGVSNFDVPQLRRAQSVAGIACLQPPYSALMREVEKEILPFCDQAGIGVIAYSTLQSGLLTGAMTRARIAQLPDDDWRKTRSADYQEPRLSRNLELVEVMRRVGQRHGLTPAAVAIAWVLRQLAVTGAIVGARRPGQIDGLMAAAGFRLSADELAEIATLLPDGTGVNVPAASS, encoded by the coding sequence ATGCAAATGCAACGAAGACGGCTTGGAAAGAGCGACCTTTCCATCTCTCCCATTGGCCTGGGTACCTGGGCGATTGCCGGTCCGGGCTGGGAATTCGGCTGGGGCGCTCAAGACGATGAAGAGAGCCTCGCGGCGATGGAATATGCAGTCGAACGCGGCGTCAACTGGATCGACACGGCCGCCGTCTACGGCTTGGGGCACGCGGAGGAAATCGTGGGCCAGGTGCTCCGGCGCGTGCCGGCGTCTCGTCGTCCGCTGGTGTTTACCAAAGGAAGCCTGGTGTGGGATCCGGTGACAAAAGAGATCTCGCACACCTTGGCGCCGGATTCCCTGATCAGAGAAATCGAAGGCAGTTTGCGGCGCCTGCAGGTGGAGACCATCGATCTGTATCAGATCCATTGGCCGGCCTTTCCGGCGGGCGGCCGGGATGACGGAATCGAAGCCGCCGTCAGCGCTCTTGCCAAGGCGCGAGAGCAGGGCAAGATCCGGGCGATCGGGGTCTCCAACTTCGACGTGCCGCAACTTCGGCGTGCGCAATCGGTGGCGGGGATTGCTTGTTTGCAGCCGCCCTATTCGGCGCTGATGCGCGAGGTGGAGAAGGAAATTCTGCCATTTTGCGACCAGGCGGGCATCGGCGTGATCGCCTATTCAACACTGCAATCGGGCCTCCTGACCGGCGCGATGACGCGCGCACGCATTGCGCAACTGCCCGACGACGACTGGCGCAAGACGCGCAGTGCCGATTATCAGGAGCCGCGCCTGAGCCGCAATCTGGAATTGGTCGAAGTCATGCGCCGCGTCGGCCAACGCCACGGATTGACACCCGCCGCCGTGGCGATTGCCTGGGTCCTGCGGCAGTTGGCCGTCACGGGAGCGATCGTCGGGGCCCGTCGCCCCGGACAAATCGACGGGCTCATGGCGGCGGCCGGGTTTCGGTTAAGCGCGGATGAATTGGCCGAGATCGCCACCTTGCTGCCGGACGGGACGGGCGTGAACGTACCTGCGGCGAGTTCCTGA